The genomic interval AATAAAAGTCAGTGGCATAAAGAAAACTGAAAATACTGTCAGCAGCCTCATGACATCATTGGTCTTTCTGGCAGAAAGAGAAAGATAGATATTCAGGAGGTTATTGGCATCTTCCTGGATCTGGTCATAGAGCAGAACCAGTTTGGTATGCAGGTCTCTTAAGTCGCGCTGGGCTGGACGTTCTTCTCCTTCTGCTTTAATGGAGCTTACCACTTCGTTGCTCAGCAGCAGCAGTTTTTTGTAAAGACCGGTCCTGTTTTTAAGATAATATATATCTTCTATCATATCATCGGGTATGTTTTTCTTTAAAAACAGCGTGGATTCGTAGGAATCAATGGCCGCGGAGAGTTTCATGGCAGGCTCTTCAAAGGACCGCAGGGCGTCACCCACAATATGCATGGCAATCCCAGAGGCTGATTTTATCTTTGCGTCACTGGCCATATTATCCATAATATTCTGAATTATGGGCTGTGCGCACCGGTTTATGGTAATGATAAACCTATCAGTGAAAAAAACAGCAATTTTACTGCTCAGGCTTTGTACGGTAGGCAGTTTCTGGTTTTCATCATGCAGAAGCCTGACAATTAAAAAATGGGTGTCGTTATGTTCTTCGTATTTAGGGAGATGGTCAGGATCAAGAGAATCCTTAAGGGTGTAGGAATTCAGGCTGTATTTGCTGCTGACCGATTTAAGATCCTCTTCGGAGGGATCATATATATCAATCCATGTGATATCAGTGCCTTTAATCTGGCAGGTGCTCAGTGCCATGGTCTTTCATGTTTTATTATAATTGTGCGGCAGGTGTCAGGCTTATGCGCCAGTACTCCACAATGTTTTTCATCATCATCTTATAGACCGAGAAATCTTCTTCTTTTTTGAAATATCCCTGGACATTGCAGCGGTAGGCCCTGCTGACATTTTCAGGATTTCGGGAAGTGGAGAGAAAAATATAAGGCACGCATTTATGGCTGATGCCGATCGTGGAGATAATCTGCTCGCGCAGTTCAAAGCCGTTTATCTTTGGCATGTTGATGTCCGAGATGATAAGGAAAGGCACTACCGCAGGATTGGAAAGGTAGGGAATGGCTTCCATTGGATCTTCAATAAATTTAATTTTGTTCGGATAATCCAGACTTTCAAAAATATCTTTGAGAAAAAGCCTGTCGTCTTCATCATCTTCAATTATAATAATTTCACCGTTTCTTCTCATGCCGTAAAGGTACGTTTTAATAGTTAATCTTTAAGAAGCCCAGCCTGTTAATTTATCAGATTTCAAGTCTTCGGCGCATACCCGGCCGGATAAATTTATGACGGGCCGCAGCCAGTTGAAAAAAACCTTCTGGAAGAAGCTTCCAAAAGGTTTTGGAAAACAAACAAAGAACATTATCTGTTTACTGTTTTGTTTCAAGATAGGATTTAAACCCGCTGATATCATCGTGCACTATTTTTTCGAAAATAGGGTTCAGCAGTTTTGCTGCTCCCTGTCCCGCAATTCCCAGCGGGGCGCGGTAGGAAACCGTTATCTCTATTTCGGTTGCGCTGCCGATGGCTTTGAAAAGTACTTTTCCGAAGTTCTTTACAGGCGCATCATCCAGTGACTGCCAGCTTAAGAGTTTTTCTTTCTGCTCTTTTATGACTTCAGCCCTCCAGCTCAGCGACCCTATTCCGGCAGGTCCCTTAGCAGTCCATTCAGACTGCGTGCCGCTGATGGTTTTTACCGATTCGAGATGGCTCATGAATTTAGGCAGGTTTTCCAGATTTCGCCAGAAGGCATATACCTCGCTGATGGGCCTATTGATGGTGACGCTGGTTCTGATGTTTACATTAGAGCCTTTATCATTTTTCAGATGGTCTACGGCGCTGTAAACAGGACAGTAGCCGCTGATCCCGCGTGCCAGCATTGCCCCGCCTGAGGTGATCTGCGTTATGTTTTTCTTTTCCTGGGTCAGCCCTTTATACAGCAGGTAGGATCCTGCCGCTGCCATCAGGATGCGTTCAAATGCCGAAACATTGACATTGCTTTTTGAAGCAGTATTTCTATTGGATAGTGTTGAGGTGTGCATCTGTTTTGATTTAAGGTTGTTGTAAATTTTGCGGCTGCCCGGTTGAATGGCTGCGGGCTGTTTAAGATTGTCTAATCTATTTTATAGCCGTCGTCCGAAAAAGTTTCAGGTTCAGATCCGTCTTCATCATTACGCTCCGAAAGATCGTTATCGAGATCATCCGCATCAAGCGCTTGATGGTCCTGTAAATTCTCATCCAAATCATCTTTTTCAGGAGTCTGCTGGCCGTCTCTTTCAAGAGCATTAGAGAATTCATTATCGAGATAAGCGTTATCTGAAGCATTGCTGTTATCGTAATTGCTGCTGTCTGTGATCATGGCATTCTTGTTTTTTAGTTTATATCTTAACTGTTGGTTGCAGCGCTGCCTGTGCTTCCGGCGCCTCCGGAATTGTTGTTGCCGCCGTCCTCTTCATAACGGACCGGATCTGTTCCGTCCTGATCACGCTCATCTTCCCAGTCCCCGGTATTGGCACTTTTATCGCTGTCTTTATCTCCTGAAGCTTTAAGATGCTGGTGATAAGGACATTTTTGAAGTTCTTGTTCGCTGTA from Flavobacterium sp. YJ01 carries:
- a CDS encoding CorA family divalent cation transporter, encoding MALSTCQIKGTDITWIDIYDPSEEDLKSVSSKYSLNSYTLKDSLDPDHLPKYEEHNDTHFLIVRLLHDENQKLPTVQSLSSKIAVFFTDRFIITINRCAQPIIQNIMDNMASDAKIKSASGIAMHIVGDALRSFEEPAMKLSAAIDSYESTLFLKKNIPDDMIEDIYYLKNRTGLYKKLLLLSNEVVSSIKAEGEERPAQRDLRDLHTKLVLLYDQIQEDANNLLNIYLSLSARKTNDVMRLLTVFSVFFMPLTFIAGIYGMNFKFMPELESPLGYPAAIIAMLAVSVLIFFWFKRKKWL
- a CDS encoding response regulator, whose protein sequence is MRRNGEIIIIEDDEDDRLFLKDIFESLDYPNKIKFIEDPMEAIPYLSNPAVVPFLIISDINMPKINGFELREQIISTIGISHKCVPYIFLSTSRNPENVSRAYRCNVQGYFKKEEDFSVYKMMMKNIVEYWRISLTPAAQL
- a CDS encoding SRPBCC family protein, whose product is MHTSTLSNRNTASKSNVNVSAFERILMAAAGSYLLYKGLTQEKKNITQITSGGAMLARGISGYCPVYSAVDHLKNDKGSNVNIRTSVTINRPISEVYAFWRNLENLPKFMSHLESVKTISGTQSEWTAKGPAGIGSLSWRAEVIKEQKEKLLSWQSLDDAPVKNFGKVLFKAIGSATEIEITVSYRAPLGIAGQGAAKLLNPIFEKIVHDDISGFKSYLETKQ